In Kitasatospora sp. NA04385, a single genomic region encodes these proteins:
- a CDS encoding MFS transporter, with product MTTSPPAARTTTPRPPTQPPPTQPPPTRPPVRPSPPPSTRPTVRQLVRAGGGPRYAAALLVDALGTGLLRPFLLLYGITVLDLGTAATGLAMTGGIVAGLACMPALGRWLDRGTRSTAVAASMLVRVLGVAALLAAPTGGVALFTVAALFLGIGNQSWPAAHAALVASVAEEHLRDTVLAAARAARNAGLGAGALLATACLAGGPTALRALALASGLGFLTAAALARSVRVRDGAARRTAPAADGAAPRLGALLLANVVYVFCLNVPEVALPLVLVTVLHASPAWPAAVFVANTVLVVTLQVPVTAWAGARWSRARVLVLAGVVLAVSYLAFLLATPFGPLAVALVAVPCTLGEILYAGSATALVTARTPALRRGRALARLQLSTGLGLAVSPAVLTALTPVVLWPVLATTTLAAAALVHRTTPETPDSRPPLTGRGESGQGGGGSEPGRDRRPGVRFPGRPRPGMPEAARSYSVMM from the coding sequence ATGACCACCAGCCCCCCTGCCGCCCGCACCACCACGCCCCGGCCGCCGACCCAGCCACCGCCGACCCAGCCACCGCCGACCCGGCCACCGGTCCGCCCCTCGCCCCCGCCGTCGACCCGTCCGACGGTCCGGCAGCTCGTCCGGGCCGGCGGCGGGCCGCGCTACGCCGCCGCGCTGCTCGTCGACGCCCTCGGCACCGGCCTGCTGCGGCCGTTCCTGCTGCTGTACGGGATCACCGTGCTCGACCTCGGCACGGCCGCCACCGGCCTGGCGATGACCGGCGGCATCGTCGCCGGGCTGGCCTGCATGCCGGCGCTCGGGCGCTGGCTCGACCGGGGCACGCGCAGCACGGCGGTGGCCGCGTCGATGCTGGTGCGGGTGCTGGGCGTGGCCGCGCTGCTGGCGGCGCCCACCGGCGGCGTCGCGCTGTTCACCGTCGCCGCGCTGTTCCTCGGCATCGGCAACCAGTCCTGGCCCGCCGCGCACGCCGCACTGGTCGCCTCGGTCGCCGAGGAACACCTGCGGGACACCGTCCTGGCGGCCGCCCGGGCCGCCCGCAACGCCGGACTCGGCGCCGGCGCGCTGCTCGCCACCGCCTGCCTGGCCGGCGGTCCCACCGCCCTGCGGGCGCTGGCCCTGGCCTCCGGGCTCGGCTTCCTCACGGCGGCGGCGCTGGCCCGCTCGGTCCGGGTCCGCGACGGGGCGGCGCGACGGACCGCCCCCGCGGCGGACGGGGCGGCACCGCGGCTCGGGGCGCTCCTGCTGGCCAACGTGGTGTACGTGTTCTGCCTGAACGTGCCCGAAGTGGCGCTGCCGCTGGTGCTCGTGACCGTCCTGCACGCCTCGCCGGCCTGGCCGGCCGCGGTGTTCGTCGCCAACACCGTGCTGGTGGTGACCCTCCAGGTGCCCGTCACCGCGTGGGCGGGCGCCCGCTGGTCGCGGGCCCGGGTCCTGGTCCTGGCCGGGGTGGTGCTCGCCGTGAGCTACCTGGCGTTCCTGCTCGCCACCCCGTTCGGGCCGCTCGCCGTCGCCCTGGTCGCGGTGCCCTGCACCCTGGGCGAGATCCTCTACGCGGGCAGCGCCACCGCCCTGGTCACCGCCCGCACCCCGGCCCTCCGCCGCGGCCGCGCCCTGGCCCGCCTCCAACTCTCCACCGGCCTCGGCCTCGCCGTCTCCCCCGCCGTGCTCACCGCCCTCACCCCCGTCGTCCTCTGGCCCGTCCTCGCCACCACCACCCTCGCCGCCGCCGCCCTGGTCCACCGCACCACCCCCGAAACCCCTGACTCCCGGCCGCCCCTCACCGGCCGGGGTGAGTCGGGGCAGGGCGGGGGCGGGAGCGAACCCGGGCGCGACCGGCGGCCGGGTGTTCGTTTCCCGGGGCGGCCGCGGCCGGGTATGCCGGAAGCCGCGCGGTCGTATTCGGTCATGATGTGA
- a CDS encoding helix-turn-helix domain-containing protein: MSTRPSSPARVVPLRPRPEAPAPQPREPLLRDVVGGVLRRERLAQERTLKDVADAARISVPYLSELERGRKEASSEVLAAAARALGLGLGDVLSLVQQELVAVRSASTLSGRTATAGRYGGLCLAA, from the coding sequence ATGAGCACTCGACCCTCCTCCCCGGCCCGTGTCGTCCCGTTGCGCCCCCGGCCGGAAGCGCCCGCGCCGCAGCCCAGGGAACCGCTGCTGCGCGACGTGGTGGGCGGGGTGCTGCGGCGCGAACGCCTCGCCCAGGAACGGACGTTGAAGGACGTCGCGGACGCCGCCCGGATCTCGGTGCCGTACCTCTCGGAGCTGGAGCGCGGCCGCAAGGAAGCCTCCTCCGAGGTGCTCGCCGCCGCCGCCCGGGCGCTCGGCCTGGGCCTGGGTGACGTGCTCTCGCTGGTGCAGCAGGAACTCGTCGCGGTGCGCAGCGCGAGCACCCTGTCCGGCCGGACGGCGACCGCGGGCCGGTACGGCGGGCTCTGCCTGGCGGCCTGA
- a CDS encoding ClpP family protease, whose translation MASYPIPYVIERTAQGERSYDVFSRLLNERIVFLGTEIDDGVANAVIAQLLHLESAGPEQEIALYLNSPGGSFTSLMAIYDAMTFVQCPIATYCVGQAASTAAVLLAGGDPGRRAVLRHARVLLGQPASGGRRGTVSDLSLAAKEVLRIRAQVEEVLSRHTGHSVETLRADMDREKVFGAEEAVAYGLADRVLNSRLPAAG comes from the coding sequence ATGGCCTCCTACCCGATTCCCTACGTGATCGAGCGGACCGCGCAGGGCGAGCGCTCGTACGACGTGTTCAGCCGGCTGCTCAACGAGCGGATCGTCTTCCTCGGCACCGAGATCGACGACGGCGTGGCCAACGCGGTGATCGCCCAGCTGCTGCACCTGGAGTCCGCGGGCCCGGAGCAGGAGATCGCGCTCTACCTCAACTCCCCCGGCGGGTCGTTCACCTCGCTGATGGCGATCTACGACGCGATGACGTTCGTGCAGTGCCCGATCGCCACCTACTGCGTCGGGCAGGCCGCGTCCACCGCGGCGGTGCTGCTGGCGGGCGGCGATCCCGGGCGGCGGGCCGTGCTGCGGCACGCCCGGGTGCTGCTGGGGCAGCCGGCCAGCGGCGGGCGGCGGGGGACGGTGTCCGACCTGAGCCTGGCCGCGAAGGAGGTGCTGCGGATCCGGGCCCAGGTGGAGGAGGTGCTGTCCCGGCACACCGGCCACTCGGTGGAGACCCTGCGGGCGGACATGGACCGGGAGAAGGTGTTCGGCGCCGAGGAGGCCGTCGCCTACGGGCTGGCCGACCGGGTGCTGAACAGCCGCCTCCCCGCCGCGGGTTGA